One segment of Buteo buteo chromosome 6, bButBut1.hap1.1, whole genome shotgun sequence DNA contains the following:
- the KLHL28 gene encoding kelch-like protein 28 has protein sequence MDQSSPTYMLANLTHLHSEQLLQGLNLLRQHHELCDIILRVGDVKIHAHKVVLASISPYFKAMFTGNLSEKENSEVEFQCIDEAALQAIVEYAYTGTVFISQDTVESLLPAANLLQIKLVVKECCAFLESQLDPGNCIGISRFAETYGCHDLYLAANKYICQNFEDVCQTEEFFELTHSELDEIVSNDCLNVVTEETVFYALESWIKYDVQERQKYLAQLLHCVRLPLLSVKFLTRLYEANHLIRDDHTCKHLLNEALKYHFMPEHRLSHQTMLMTRPRCAPKVLCAVGGKAGLFACLESVEMYFPQNDSWIGLAPLSIPRYEFGICVLDQKIYVVGGIATHVCQGISYRKHENSVECWDPDTNTWTSLERMFESRSTLGVVVLAGELYALGGYDGQSYLRTVEKYIPKVKEWQLVAPMNKTRSCFAAAVLDGMIYAIGGYGPAHMNSMERYDPSKNSWETVASMADKRINFGVGVMLGFIFVVGGHNGVSHLSSIERYDPHQNQWTVCRPMKEPRTGVGAAVIDNYLYVVGGHSGSSYLNTVQKYDPISDTWLDSAGMMYCRCNFGLTAL, from the exons ATGGACCAGTCGTCTCCAACCTACATGCTTGCCAACTTAACCCACTTGCATTCTGAACAGCTTCTGCAAGGCTTGAACCTCCTTCGCCAACATCACGAGCTCTGTGACATTATCCTGAGAGTTGGCGATGTCAAGATCCATGCCCACAAAGTGGTGCTTGCCAGCATCAGTCCATACTTCAAAGCCATGTTCACTGGGAACCTTTCTGAGAAGGAGAACTCGGAGGTGGAGTTCCAGTGCATTGATGAGGCAGCCCTGCAGGCCATCGTGGAGTATGCCTACACAGGAACTGTGTTTATCTCACAAGACACTGTAGAGTCGCTTCTTCCAGCTGCGAATCTTCTCCAGATCAAACTGGTAGTGAAGGAGTGTTGTGCATTTCTTGAAAGCCAGCTTGATCCCGGCAATTGCATCGGGATTTCTCGTTTTGCAGAGACCTACGGCTGCCATGACCTCTACTTGGCTGCTAACAAGTACATTTGTCAAAACTTTGAAGATGTTTGTCAGACAGAAGAATTTTTTGAGCTTACGCATTCTGAGTTGGATGAAATTGTTTCCAATGACTGCTTGAATGTTGTGACAGAAGAAACCGTTTTTTATGCACTGGAGTCCTGGATCAAATATGATGTGCAGGAGCGACAGAAGTACTTGGCACAGCTGCTACATTGCGTTCGGTTGCCACTGCTGAGCGTCAAGTTTCTCACAAGGTTATACGAAGCGAACCATCTCATTCGTGATGACCACACTTGTAAACATCTGCTAAATGAGGCCCTAAAATACCACTTTATGCCTGAACACAGACTTTCACACCAGACCATGTTGATGACACGACCTCGCTGTGCTCCTAAAGTTCTTTGTGctgtaggaggaaaagctggACTGTTTGCGTGTTTGGAAAG tgttgaaatgtattttccccAGAATGACTCCTGGATAGGCCTGGCACCTCTTAGCATTCCCCGCTATGAATTTGGAATATGTGTCCTAGACCAGAAAATATATGTTGTAGGAGGGATTGCAACCCACGTGTGTCAAGGCATCAGTTACCGAAAGCATGAGAATTCAGTGGAGTGCTGGGACCCTGATACGAACACTTGGACATCTCTTGAAAGGATGTTTGAGAGCCGGAGTACTCTGGGAGTGGTAGTTCTGGCAGGAGAACTCTACGCCTTAGGTGGTTATGATGGGCAGTCTTATTTACGAACTGTAGAGAAATACATTCCTAAAGTGAAGGAGTGGCAGCTAGTGGCCCCAATGAACAAAACAAGAAGTTGTTTTGCTGCGGCTGTCTTGGACGGAATGATATATGCCATTGGTGGTTATGGTCCTGCCCATATGAACAG CATGGAGCGTTATGATCCAAGTAAAAACTCATGGGAGACAGTAGCTTCAATGGCTGATAAGCGAATAAACTTCGGTGTCGGTGTCATGCTGGGCTTCATTTTTGTAGTCGGTGGACACAATGGTGTGTCTCACCTATCCAGCATTGAGAGATATGATCCTCATCAAAATCAGTGGACTGTGTGTCGACCTATGAAGGAACCCAGAACAG GAGTTGGTGCAGCTGTAATTGATAACTACCTTTATGTGGTTGGAGGTCATTCAGGGTCATCCTATCTGAACACTGTCCAGAAATACGATCCCATCTCAGATACCTGGCTGGACTCTGCTGGGATGATGTACTGTCGATGCAATTTTGGTTTGACTGCACTTTGA